CCTGTACTATGTACCGTTCTTGCGTATTCGATTCCTAAATATGGGAGCATTTCTTTTATTAATCGATTATAGGATCCATTTGGATATGATAATCCTCTAACCGTATATCCAGCTATTCGCTCCAAACTTTTTCGGTCTTCGATGATTTCTTCAATCAGTTGTTCTTTTGGTGATCGGGCAATCGTAGGATGTGTTACGGTATGTGTGGAGATTTCATGTCCTTCATATAATTGTGCAACTTCCTCTTCGGGGATACGATCTTCAAACCCCAATAACCCTGAGTTAACATGAAAGGAACCCTTAATACCGTATTGATTGAAAACCTTAACTAATTTTCTGTCAGCTGCCCTGCCGTCATCATAACTCATTGTTAACACTTTATGTTTACCTTCTGGGAAAGTCAGAATCACCTTTGGCATTTTTATCCCTCTCAATCCATTAAAAATATCTCTGTTAATACTTCGTTAAACCAGCAACTTCACGGAGCTTATGTTCCTCATAATCAAAATATTTTCCTTCTAGAAGCCCTATTAATGTGTTGGTTACCTTCACTTCAACTACGTTTTCTCCTGTATACAGAATTTCAGATTTCCCCTTCCATTGATAGGGTGTCCAAGCCTTTACTCCAAGCCGATGGCCGTTGACGAAAACGTCCATACAGTCATGAAAATTTCTATCCAAATCATTAAAAAATAATTCAAAATACGCCTCTTTCGGAACACTGTCTAGATGAATTATCCTTGTAAAAACCAAAGTCCCAGCATAATATGGATAGCTTGGGTATGGACCCTGATGTAAGGATGAATTGGTTAATGCATTTGAAATTACTTGCTGTAGCTCCTTGCTAAAAGTAACACCAAAATCACCTAGCAAATAAATGGCATCTGTAACTCCATCCCAGTCATGTTCCACTAGTACTTCAATTCGGAGTATGTTTTCTCCCTGTTTTAAGGTAGGCAAAATATCACTGGTGAGATTACTATTGTCATAAACGAAGTTCTCATGAAAATTCTCTACCCTGTGTTCATTGATATAAATTTGATATTGGCCAGAAATAGCTCCCTTATCCATCAATATCAAACATTTCTCTGGCATTTTCTCAATCATGAACTTCCTTTGATAACTACAGGATATTGGATAATTAAAGGCCAGTTTCATCGGGATACCAAATGATTGACGAAATTCGATGGGCAGACTTTGTTCATTTATTATGTCAGAACATTGATCTATGAACGTTTTTACCGGAACGATCGATTGATTATTAACTTGGATTTTCTTTTCCGTATCGATGTTAAGTTGGAAATGATCGAACCTTAGGGTATTATCCTGAAGCGCCTTCACTTCCCAATTCCCTTTCGACTCGACTTTCCACTTCCACCGCTCAGATTTTCCCTTAACTTCTTTTATATCATCCTTACGGTTTATCTGGACGAGACAGCTTTCATATGATCCAAAATGTAAATCCAGTTTCCATCCATTTCCCTCCCATTTTGCACCAAGAAGCTCCACTTCGCCTGTTTCCAAATCTAGTCTACAGAACTCACATGGATATGATACTGTCAAGGTTGCATGATGGTCTCCCTCTTCCTGATTACTGATAAAAACCAGGTTTGATTGATCTGATACCTGACGTTTTTCTGTTAAGAAACTCTTCTTTCCACTTTCTGTTTCAAAGTGTATTTCCTCTTGGATATGCTTGTTTAATAGTTGAAGCAATATTTCAATTTCCCCTGAAGGAATAAAATAAGCATTTTGCCCGCCTTTGTGATAGGAATCGACA
This genomic stretch from Neobacillus niacini harbors:
- a CDS encoding polysaccharide deacetylase family protein is translated as MPKVILTFPEGKHKVLTMSYDDGRAADRKLVKVFNQYGIKGSFHVNSGLLGFEDRIPEEEVAQLYEGHEISTHTVTHPTIARSPKEQLIEEIIEDRKSLERIAGYTVRGLSYPNGSYNRLIKEMLPYLGIEYARTVHSTGNFSIPDDFHEWNPTCHHNRNLIKLAEDFVQLNKKQYLYMMYVWGHSYEFDNDQNWDLIETFCEIISNKSEIWYATNIEIVDYFKAFQNLKFSADSHFVYNPSAISVWLSADNNIIEAKAGKQVNLISKN